From the genome of Pungitius pungitius chromosome 20, fPunPun2.1, whole genome shotgun sequence:
tttttttttttattattcatgttttttggcACTTTGTTGGACTATAAACTCACAAGAATAAGCTACATTTGGTTTGACTCAACCAAGTTACTGTTTCCTTCCTGCCCCTCTGTTGGCATACAACCAGTGTTAATGGTTTTTCAGCTATGGAGTCATGGCAGCGGGACTAGTATTTGGGAAATGAGTAATAgcaataaaatcatttaaaaaaaaggaaatatattgTCAAACACAAATTAAACAGCACTGAAGATTTGAAAAGTGATTGGTAGTTGTTTTTTCTTCGGCACGACAGTCCACAAAAGAAATAGCAAACTGTTTTATTGTCGTTTCTTTTCTATACACATTTTGTATGAAGACTCAGAACAATGGTGTCATGTTAGAAATGGAGTCTGAAATTTACACTGTATTCACAAATTCCAAagaaacgcacacatgcacgtgcacagTCACACTACAATCACCCACGCACTCAAACCCAACATTATTATACATCATAAATGAACCACTAATAACACTATTAAGATGGAAGAGAAGGATTACGACCTGCAAGTGAAGGAAAATGTGTTGATGAGCAACACCGATTAAAAGGTTGTTCCTAAGCAGAAGGTCGGGGGGTCGCCTTGACCGGTACACGTCCAGCGCCATGCTCTTCTGTGCAATTGGACTACAGCCACATGACTGCTCATGACTTCACACTTGATACTTCATTTCTAAATCGAAGGAGAACGTTTTTATAATCCTCATATGTGGAATCTTTGACAGGCTGCAGTAAAACGTTATTATCACATATTATGGGTTAAATCGAGGTGAATGACCTGAACCATAACTGTctttgctaagccccgcccccgtCATGTGGGTCACCATGGACCTTCACAAACTAAAAACGGAGGACTTCAGAGCGAAGCTAAAAGAAAGGTGACCATCACGTGTTAGAGGGAGACACCCAGGATGTCAACCCGATTCCCCAAAGATGAAGATACCTCCACATCACCCGGAGAGCCCGACAGAACAACACATTCCTGTAGATTCAGTGTTGCTTCTAACACACAGGAACAGCTGTCTCTACCACACAAACGTTTGAAACCACAATAGGCAATGATTGGACAGTCTGCGTTTGAGGGCGGGACTTAGCAAAGAGTCAATTCGTCCACTACGCCCTAGTTGTCTATATAGTTCAATTAACTTGACTAATTTGGTTACTTTTTTTAAGAAGTAGGAGGAAGAGTGTTTCAGCTATTTACTTTGTGAATGGAAGGGTCCaacgaaaaaaaggtacaattGGAGGCTTGAAAAAGGGGTGAAGCTTTAAAGTTCACCCCCTTTCCCCCGAAATCATGTTTGGAGAGTTGATCGTTGGCTGGTAAACGGACACCAGTAACACGGTCAGATTGAGGGATAATacttttcttaaataaatcaaGTGTGTCTGACCTCTTATGTTGGTTTTCATTTCAGTTCAATAGCAAAGAAATCCAAAGAGTTAGAGGAGACGTTGAGGACGTTGAGTATCCAGATGAAACCTGTTAGTTGACACTAGAGGGCAGTGTTGCTCCACCGGGAGGGGCCCCTGAGAGCCTGCTGCTTCTTGGGGGGGACACTCATCATTTGAATGGTGCAGAACTAGAACGCAATAGAAAGaggatattttcttttcagttttaatCTTTCAATGTCCCGCCCTCAGGGGTCACCTCTGGGGAAGTGAACCCTGGTTTGGCCCTTTCCTCAACGCGCCgacacacaaaaatatatattcgaTTTTACTTCtcttattcttttatttcacaGGATGGCATGAAAATGTGTATCACGCTGAAAAACATTCCTGGTTACTAGGTTGCTCATCAAAGTGTGAGTGGGCTGATGGAAACGTAATGGATTGAGGTAACTGGGGAAAACGGGAACAAAACATTACAACTGGTTTTGCCTCCACACCCGAGTCACAGGGGCGTAGTTGACCCTGCCGCTGCGGCTGCTCCTCATGCCCAGGTACTGCCTTAGCAGCTGGTTCACCCGTTTCTGACTGTTCCACTTGCGGGCCGATTTCCGGACGCCGATGAACCCGCCGTAGCGCTTCTGTAGGGGCCTCATGGGCGGGCCGATCAGCTTCCTGTATCCGTGGCGCCCCCTCTGAAAGCCGCCAAAGCGCTTGGACAAGGCGACGGCCTCCAAGGCCTTGTCCTCTCTCGACCCTTCCACGTTCCTCAGCTCCCTCGGCTTCCTCTCGCCGCCTGACAGACGGAGATCCGAGCCGAGCAGGCCCTCCCCTTCCTCGGAGGATTCCAGCAGCGATGAGTCATACGGAACGCTGCGCTGCTCAAAGGGCTCCTCGTCCTGCTCTGCGGCGGCAGACTGCAGCAGCTCGCTGTCAGGGGTCATGTCCAGATAGGTCAGCTCCAGcccctctcctgtcctctggAACAGGGCGCCCCctccagagaggggggggtctcGGGACAGCTTCATGGCACGTTGACACACCTCCCAGGTGAACGAGGAGGAGACGCTACCCTCACACTCCAGGAAACACATCTGCAGAGGAAGACGAGAGAGGGCCGTTCACTTAAAGAAAAGCATCAAGAATTCAGAATGTGGAGGCTGTTTCTAGTCGTGTCATTGGTGAAGATTGTGAGAAGCAAATGAAGACCTAAATGTTCCTGCTCTTTATTTTGGCTGCTGGGGCTCATAGtgtttcatttgattcattctGAGAAGGATAACctcagtacacacacagtgattgttacatctgatggtggttctacctgatggtggttctacctgacggtggttctatctgacggtggttctacatgatggtggttacatctgatggtggttctacctgatggtggttctatctgatggtgctTCTACCTgacggtggttctacctgatggtggttacatctgatggtggttctaccggatggtggttatatctgatggtgctTCTACCTgacggtggttctacctgatggtggttacatctgatggtggttctacatgatggtggttacatctgacggtggttctacATGATGGTGCTTCTATCTGACCGTGGTTCTACAtaatggtggttctatctgacggtggttctacATGATGGTgtttctacctgatggtggttctacctgatggtggttctatctgatggtggttctacctgatggtgcttctatctgatggtgcttctatctgacggtggttctacatgatggtggttctacctgatggtgcttctatctgatggtgCTTCTATCTGACGGTgattctacctgatggtggttctacctgacggtggttctacctgatggtggttctacctgacggtggttctacctgatggtggttctatctgacggtggttctacctgatggtggttacatctgacggtggttctacctgatggtggttctacctgatggtggttctacctgacggtggttctacctgatggtggttacatctgacggtggttctacctgatggtgcttCTATTCGATGGtgcttctatctgatggtggttctatctgaacGCATCTGATGGGTGTTATTCCTGCAGTAGTCTCTCTTTGCAACTGGcctaatatttgaataatttcttcagtaaatgtacatcttttgttgttgtttattctgtacacatgacatctttCACAAGGTGCAAGGTCAGCGTATCATTTGTAGCATCCAGTGCGTCAGGGCTACAGACACTTGAACCCAGAAACAGAAAATCAAGGGGAGTGACCAACAGGAAGGTCAGtccaaaaagcaaacaagggggCACGCAAGAATCCTATGGAatgggctgcaggtgagaaggaCCTGAGGACCAGGTGAAGGGAATGACAGATGATCGGGTGTGGATGACAGGGGAGTTAATTGAACAAGAGGACAGGATGAAAACAACTAAGAAGGCGGAGGATTAGTGACAGAGTTGTTTCCTGTGAAGTGAACTTTGGTATATTTCCAAGTATCAGTGTTACTCTTTTGCCGCAGGCCCAAAGAGCAGCCTCCTACCGAAATGGCTTATGTGTCATGTGAGTTATTGATGTCTGTCATTTTGTAGAAGTCACGTCCAGTTCCGCAAAAATGACTGACGGCACATgattggaaaaaaagacaaattagtTTGAAGGATAGCAGGCAAATTACTGGTGTTTTTCAGCTTGGCTCTTCAACTTCTGCTAATGAAATATTACTGCtcttaaaatgacatttatggtattttttatataatatgGACCGTGCCAGAACCGTATTGCTGAATCGCTGCAGTTTTAATGACCTTCCTGTCCCATTATCGTCACGCCTGTCAGTTGGGCTTCATGCCTGAAAACTCCCAATCCTTTACTAGTGTACAGGTAAGGACCCATGAAGAACATTTGAAGTTTGTTGGCTCAGTGATCTGGGATTtaattgcattatttttttcattgtttggtcATTCTGCCCTCCAAGGTAGAAGACCACAATGCATTGCTCTTTGGTCATACAGAGGTTACAGGTTATGCACACACATCTCCTCTTACTCTATCTGATCGAACTCCTGTGCCCTCCAAGTTCAGTTTCAGTTTGAGGTAAGAAGCAAATTCCATTTACTCATCAGGTTTTGCATAAATGAGATAAATTGCATTGTTATCGGGAAACCTGCTCACATCAAAGCTCTGGGAGATGAGGGAGTTCCGCTGTGAATTTATCAGCGGAAATTAATTATCCATCGTGAATGAAATGCGCACACTAGGGGATTCTCCACGTCGGATCAATGGAGCAATCTAAAGGAAttcatgactgtgtgtgtgtgtgtgcacgcagtcatgtatttatatacttGTGAGGGCAACAGTCTTGGTGAGACTGTATTGAATGATTTTCAGGAGGGAATAGTTCAGGACGAGACTCCTCAGGACCAGCAAATCAAGTCATTGAACACAAATGAATCATGGCGGGTGGTTTTGGGGATTCTCCTCACTTCACGAGGCTGTAGCCAGTGGCCAGAGAGGGGgtcccccccccatgtgcacGGTCGCCCCCCAATACAATTAACCACCAAATGTCAATGAACATGAATGGGTGAAGGAGGAACGTGGTGTAAAAGGCCACTTTGGAAGACTACGACATCTGTGTAGGTCCAGTCACCTCTTGGTGCCGTCCAGGAGTCTGTACACATGAATATGTGATGGTTCTGGGAAAGGAAGTAGTACGGTGCGCTAAACCAGGTGGAATGTCCTTTAAGTGCAGAATTACATTACCCATCTCAGTGATCAACATCCCCCGGCCCCATTGTTGCACACTTGATCTGTACTCGAATCCCATCCGATTCATAAAATGAACCAATATCTGGCtttaatgataaaaataaataaaacgtgtgTCTGGTAAGGTGGCAGCAAACTAACCCTCTTGTGTCACTACTGGTTCAAAGGGTGATGGTggtcatggagtagtgtgatgcgctgggggccgcaaggttggtggttcaaatcctggctgccccatgtgccatgttgaagtgtccctgagcaagacacctaacccctaatggctccccaggcaaaattgtaatgcacgggttataatacaatgtaagtcgctttggataaaagcgtcagctaaataggTGCTTTGTTATGGGTTTTCTTGAACCTGAATGCATCTTTTTATAATTCaagtattttaaaatgcataGCTGGAGTcactaaatgttattttaatacaAATTCAACATGTACAATTTTGTCGGGtggtgtaaaaacattttttttcttacaaagTTGGTTGTTAATAAAAGTTTGAGAAGCAGTGCTCCAGAGGAATTGCAAAATAGTCAcctatatataatattaaaagcaaattaatcatatatatctatatatagatatatatgatTAATTCTCTATTTATATATGCTGCTCAGGATTATTTAAGTTATAGCTGTAGTCAGCAAAAGTTGTTAATTAAGTTTTAAGATTAACATTTTGCAATGAGT
Proteins encoded in this window:
- the LOC119195031 gene encoding proenkephalin-A-like; protein product: MKIPLWYLLVLLASLFPPGRSDCQGECGACGALLQQQAFNTMMCFLECEGSVSSSFTWEVCQRAMKLSRDPPLSGGGALFQRTGEGLELTYLDMTPDSELLQSAAAEQDEEPFEQRSVPYDSSLLESSEEGEGLLGSDLRLSGGERKPRELRNVEGSREDKALEAVALSKRFGGFQRGRHGYRKLIGPPMRPLQKRYGGFIGVRKSARKWNSQKRVNQLLRQYLGMRSSRSGRVNYAPVTRVWRQNQL